Below is a genomic region from Mus caroli chromosome 13, CAROLI_EIJ_v1.1, whole genome shotgun sequence.
ctgacaataaaaataaaacttgacaaaaaaaaaaaaaaaattccccaaagaGGTGAAGATTGTGAGAGAAATCTAGATGCCTATCATGTCAGGCAGCATGAAGGCCTTGGGCAGTGAAATAATCTGTTAGCCTACATTATAGcttatagcagtggttctcaacctttctaacgCTGCACCcccttaacacagttcctcatgttgtggtgacccccccattctcaaccataaaattatttctgttgctatctCATACTACAGTTTtgctgttatgagttgtaatttaagtatctgatatgcaggctatctcATATACCAGccccgtgaaagggtcattcgactCCCAAGAGGGTCTCAACCTATAAACTGCCTTACAGCTTGTTAATGCTTGCTTGCAATGAAGAATAATGAAAACAACTTTTAGTAAATTAAATCAGAACACtccagtgcattttttttttttaagttatggcTTTCCGAGGCTGATGTGGGACAATCTTACTGAGGCCCCAACCTCAACTGACTCGGAGAGCACTCCAGGTGTCCCAGACACTTCAAACTGACATAAACTATTTCTGCTTCCAAGTCAGCGTCTGTCTTTGACTTCCTACTTAAATTGTTGCTTTATCCTAACCCACCAAAACCCCTGACATTTGTCTTCAGATTCTACTCTGTAACTCTGAAAAGTGTGCAGCCAAGCCACGTTGACCCTCTCCTGACATTTTTTAATGGCGTCCTTTGATATGGACTGGAGGGTGTATGGCCTCCTTACTGATGCTATTCCTCTCAGTGGCTTCCAATGCACCCTTTTAACCGGTCTTCCTGTTTACACTCTTGTCTCTTCCTGTCCATCGCAGATGTGGCTCAACAGTGATTATTTATAAAACAGTTGCTCTTCACCCATCTGCCTGATTCCTATTATGGTAAATCCACACTCTTCCGGAGACACGTCTGCACTGAGCCCACCTGCTCCCGCTAGCCCATATCTCAAGTCCAAGGGTAAGACGCTGCCGTTCTTCCTAAGGAACAGCAGATGAACTCACTGAGTTTCTAACACTGAAGGCTCACTCTGACCAACAGCAATGACTAGAGTTTTTAACTGAATTGTTTTTATCATTACTTTTGTCCCTATGATAAAGTATGAATTATACTTTGGATAGCAATGTAAACTATGACTTAAGAAAAAGAGTTAAGATTTCCCACAtactttatatacataaaaacttGCATTTACTTAGAGGTGACATAGCTACCTTAGTATAGTCAGTTGATCTGAAATGTTGACACGCAGCCCAATGTCCTGTCGAAAGGCTATCACCTACATTTGTGCTGGATTTTACTCCACACAGCAATCACCTGAAGACTCTGGAACAAGCATCTTCTCACTCAGAGCAGAGCAGTGGATTCAAAGTGCTAATACAGCTGCCCGGGATGCTGTCCTCCTCAACCCACCTGCAGATGGCAAGCTCTGAACCCAGTTCTCACCTCTGTGGTCTACTGTAATCTGCCGCAGTAACTTATGTATCTTTAAGACTGGATCTCATTACAAAGGCCCAGGtctccttgaactcacagagatccacgtgCCGCTGCCACCCCAGTGCTGAGGATAGAAGGCTCAGGCTATCATGCACAGCACTTCCAGGGCAGAACAGCTGTTTGATTAGTCTGGGCTGCAGCTTAGCCACTCATGAGTTCCCAATGAGAAGCTATGACGGTTCCACAGTGAACCCTTGCTCTAAAATGTATTCACCAGTGATTAGACTTCATTTTAGTGCTAAAGACACTACAGCAGCAATGTATGTCCTGAGATTAGGGTTCATCACCAACTAGGTCCtacatttaaaaactataatgGCTTCCTCTGTATTCCTATTACGTTATTTAAGAAGATACTTTTAATACTGCCTTAAAGCTAACTATTAAAACGAAAGGACAACCTGAGTTATTTTTAGGaagtagatatagatatatcatgAGTGTATCAGTTCCCAGCATCATTTAtccaaaaataactaaaacatgtTATATACCTCAAGGAAGCCAGTAGATAATAAAACCTTAAGTATATACGATAAAGACATCTGTGATCCAGACTTCAGACAGAATTCCTAATCATGTGCTACACTGAGGCTTGTAAAAGATTAAGCTGCAATTCCTAATTTCCAAGGTTCCCTCTCTCTAAGATCCAAGTTATGTAGTTGGAAATATTCTAAATGATAATTTGTAGAAATTCCTCATCTACAGTAAGGATTACTAGACTACAACTTCATGAATCAGTCAACTCCTTGAACATGCTTTGTTCAAACATCGCATAGTCCAGTAAGAACGTGAGCACAGACTAATGCCACAGGCACCCTGGGAACATGAAACACTGACAAGCCACAGTAACTAAACACAGCAAGATATGGTACCATTTCCATGTCAAGAAACGTCCAGTTTCCCCATTCATCAGCCACACAGTAAGCAAACCACACTTTCACCTCAGCTGTAGAGGCCTGATGAGACTATGCTGAGATATCTAGAAGATCAAACCTCTACTGtctgaaaataatttctctaCAGAAAATAGAACCACAAAGAGCAACAAGCAGAtctttaaaatgatgtttaaCCAATCtctgagagaaaaataacatttagaCTGGCTTTATTTACTGTTTGGTTACCACTTCAAATCGTGAATGTAGTCAAAAtcttgcggggggtgggggatggtgtagggagaggggaggggaaagctAGAAAGAGGTGAAAAAGAAGTGGAGCACGAAATGAAACTTGGAAACACCAAGTCGAATGGAAATAAATGTCAAAAGAGATAAAAGCCTTTTAGGAGGAAAACCAAGAAAAGTTGGTATGTGGGGTTTCATTGTCAAACCCCcaaacagcctttttttttttttcttaactacaCAAGTTGCTGTTTCCAGGTATTTAAAAAACAGTAACTCGAACTAGAAAACATAAGCTTGGACATCGTTgtgatttatttaatttgaatACATGTCCTGCCGACCAAATCATAAAACACTTAATGTGAACCCAACACACAAGAAACCCCAGCAGGATCAACAAGCGCCGCTCTGGCACCTGCCAAGGATGCTGAGGAAACCAGGGAAGAAACTATTAACTGCCATTCTTAATCCTCTTCAGAACTCGAATCATCCTCTTGGTCAGAAAGTTCTGGCACTGGGAAGCGGAGAATGGCGGCTACTCCCGTCAGCTGGCCCAGCTGTTCCCCCGACACATGGAGACTAGAGAATATCCTTACGGTGCCTGCATTCTCCTTCACACTGTCCACCAGCCTGACATACCGGCTCCGGGTGGCCACATCCTGATGCCGGAAGAGCTCATCACTGACGAGCAAAGTGTCTATGGCCAGGGCTTCATTGGCCCTCTCCACCTGCTTGAGTCCATAGAACGCTCGGTCGGGCTCGTGCTGTAACATTTTGTAGAAGTCATCCAAGGCTTTTACTTCGCCGGCTGCCTTTGTGTCTGAAAGGCGGCTCGCTACGGTAGGGTCGCAGAGGGCCTCTTTCAGGGAGTACTTGTGTCCAGAGGAGGCGTGCACCTAGAATCACAattataaaagacaaagaatttCTGAAAGTATCCATTAATCAGCCCACGATGACATCAGACAAACACATGAATAAGGCCTAACCTGTTTAAGGACTTGGGCAACTTTTTAAAGTGCTAGATACTGCAGGGTTCAGTTCTTCCAATCTCATTTATAGTCCCAGCTAAGCCTTCTGCTCCTCCCCATTCTAAAACATTAGGAAACTCTCTCTGGGTAAGACTTTTTTACCTGAAGGAATTTGGAGCGGTTTTCCAGGAGCACTTTATTGTCCGTCTTCACAGCTTGCTGAAACATGTAATCGCAGAACTGCTCTCGCACGAATCCAGGGCTGGCCACCAGAACGCACTTTACAACCTCGAAGTTTATGTGGCGCTGGATGGCCTGGACCACCTGTTCATAGAACCGCTCCAGGGCCCGGTCATGCTGGGAGCAGTTGCCTTTCCGTTTCCTGGGGATGTTCACCTCCACCTTGGCCCGGGTAAGGGTCATGCTGGGCGTGACTAAGCAGACGTGGGCCAGGCCCTCCTGCATGACCACAGCTGCCACATCAGCGCTCCACGCCGGGTCGCAAGCCTGCTCGATGCGTTCCAGAACCACACTGTCCCACTGTTTCTTGGCCAGGGTGAACTGGCGGTTGGGCTCCAGTTCGATGGTGTGGTAAGCCCCCATCTTGACATACTCATTCTCTTGGATATTGGTCCCCTTCACCCGCAGCTGGCAGGCCTGGGAGTCAAAGTCGATGGCCTCCACGCAAAGGGTGAGGGTGGTGCGGACACGGTTGCTCCCCACGCTGCCCGTGGAGGACTCGGTCTGGACCTTGCGGATGGTGGAGGCGCGCAGGCTGTCGCCCACCTGCACTAGATTGTAGGTGTGCCACATGTCCTCGGGCTCCTCGGGGACGAGGGTGACCTGGCCCGCATTGTCCTTCTCGATATCCTTCCTCACGAGCTTCATGACCTCAGCAGGGGCTCAGTTCAGAACAGAGGAGGCtcggggggagagggggggaccCCAGGagggggggcggggcagggaaGGGGCGGCGGGCTCAGGCCCGGAAGGAAACACTACCTCTGACTCTTGCAGCTCCGGACAGCACTTTTACCCCACGCTTTTTCTCAAGTCTCCGCGCGCTGGCCCACGCGCGGCGCGGCAAAGCTCACGCTCAGCACGAGTCAACTCTCGGGACTTCCAGTCGCCCGCCCCGCGAAACCGGCTGACGCGGCGGATCGCGCAGGCGCAGCCCGCCTCCCGGCGCAAGTCTGTTGTGGGTCCCTACCAGAGAGGCGGGGCCTGCCGGCGGCGCGCGCACGCAGGCGCAGTAAAAGGAAAGGCTCGTCCTGGGTAAACGTCAAAGGAGGCGGTCAGCGCTCTTAAAAACCGAGCTTTACCCTCCCGGCGCATCCCTGTGTGCGAGCACGTGCCGAGTACGTGAGTGCAAACATATGCATTTAAGCTGGGTTTATCATTCCGCACCTTGGCGTGAAGCCAGCTTCAGAACTTATGTAAAAGTGAAAAGCGCCCTCAAAAGTTCAGACTTGTCCCCCCCACTCCATCCCCCGCGAAGTTCAAACTCTGCCTGGCTTTGCTCGCTCTTTCCCTACCAGCACTTAGACCGACGCGCTTGTTGGCTCAGAGATATCCAGAAGCTGTTTCTAAGAACTAGTCACGTACAGTCTGGGCTCAGCAACGTGTCCAGCTGTTTTCTGCGCCTGTTACCCTGTTTGCACGATCCAGTTAACCCAGATGTTAAAGGACAGGGCCCAGAGAGAGCAGTGGAATGCGTGGAATGTACCCCTGGTGGACCTCTATGTAGCTTGACCTGATTGATGTCCTGGGAATCCCAGAATCCAAATGGGCCAACTCAGCGCAGCAGTCTCTGAGGCGTTCAGTGTGGGAGCCTGACTGCAATAGATTAGCGGTCGATCTTCCCTGCCACTGACTGGCCAAAAGTTGAGGATATGGGAAGTAAAGATAAGCTAATCTAATATGACCACCCCAAAAGAAGAGCCAAAGAATTGgttgtaaaggaaaagaaaagaaaaagaaaaacaaacaaaaatccattcCGTTTCTCCCATCCCCTTTGGTACAGTGGCGATGGAAATACAGAGAACTCTCTTTCTGAATGAAGACAGTGGGGGAGCAGAGAAATCCTAACCACATAGGCTCGCTCACTGCGTTTTGTTGCAGAGCTCCCTATCCTTAATTGAGGAGAGGAGGTTAAAGGGAGGCTTAATCGTGTTAACTGATGTCAGCCATCTTTCTTAGAGGTTGGTGTGTGTTGcgcggggggagggggctggggggagaggggggtcCAAGACTACAGTATAGCTTGCTTTGtatcctctcccccccctccgcgtcctccccccactctccccacctccatctAACTTACCATCTTCCTATCACAGAGCCTCTAACTCACATTGCTTTGTTCCTCTAAAGCCTTTCACCGAACCAGGCACAGGTCTCACTAAAGCAAGAAGGTAGACCTTCCTGGGCTCTTAATGAAAGAAAGGTTTTCCCTGAAATACTGTCAACTTTTGAAAATTTCTCAAGCACTTTCTCACTCTTATAAGGGAAATGCTACCCTCatttgaaacaataaataaataaataaataaataaataaataaaatgaagttagGAGGAAGTTAACAAATGTGCTCAAAATCATGTAACTGGCATTCAGACCCAGGCCTGATTACCCCCACCCACTACCACCATAAACAATCTGTCCTATATACATAACGGTCTCTGCCAAGCAAGCTATGTGCTGTTAGCCCCTGCTGCTTCCTTTGATTGACAGCTTTGCCTGTTCACTGGAATCAACCTAGAGGGTTTGGAATGCCTTGACCCCTCCCCGACACAGGTTACACCTTAAAGTCATTACATTCTTCAGCACATAATTTTGTTTCTATCAAACTTAGGTAATCATTCATTtggattttactttaaaaaactgAGTACATTTATTTCTACATGTGTTACATGGCAAACTCATAATGACTCTTATTTCATATTCCATGACTTTTTTTAAGTTGTAAggcaaacatcttttttttttttggggggggggatatggggtCCCATGTAGCACAAGATGACCTCTAACTGGATATagagcaaaggatgaccttgaacttccaaccCTCTTGCCTTCATCCCCTAAACATTGGGATTAGAGGCAGGTAGGGCTTCACCCTAAGGCTTTTAAGAGGCTCAAATTTGGGGCTTTGTAAACATTGTTcctactgaactacatcccctGCCCTAAGCTACTTTGTAAAATGACATTGTTCTCAGTGATTGTACATGCTACAATATTTCTCAAAGAGTTAGTTTTGTCTGAAACACCTTTCCAGCTaggaactttttatttatttgtttatttatttatttatttatttatttatttatttatttattttgtaacttgGGCCAGTGTTGTGTGATCAGTGAGCAGATATTCACCTTCTCCTTGTGTTACCTTTGTTATATATCTAAATCAATAAATGACTCGTTTAAGTTATTTGGGATTGTAGTTCCTAATATAACCCCCAAGTCCTTGCATTCAAACCAAAGCACTCTGTTTTCAAATCCTGCACTCTGGTTTTTGGGGCACATTTTATGTCACCAGAATAACCTTTGTTCTGAATACATCCTAGGAATTTTTATATGGTGCCTCAGCTCATCCTGTTATCGGGACTTAATAGTTCACTTTACCTCATGTGTCTGTCTGGAAGGGCTGAAAACCACACCTCAGGACAACTTGAATGCTTTATCTGGCCTTTTTGAACTctggatgttttgttccttgtATCTTCCCATAGTCCCTGCAAGGTCCTTTGCCTGCAGTATCATATGTAATCCTAAGCTAGGCAGGGTAAAGCGACAGCCACATTAACCTGACAGAAGCTTCCTAACACtctttgttttcaaattataatTCATTTCACTTAAAGATGACGACTAAAACCTATCGTCTTAGGTgactgtatttttattctttcctcaAATAGCTAAGTAAAAAAACTAATGATGAACTAAAAACCTGATAATAAAAAAGATCATGATTTACTAAATCTATTGTCTGAGCTTGTCCTTTGTACTTATTGGAGTTTGGAAACAGATCCCTTCCCGGGAATGTTTCTAGTGATATCTCCTTTGCCTATCACACTTATATTAATCTTTCCAAAAGAAGACAACCCGTCAGTGTTGCCTGCAAAAAGCTTTTGTCTGTTGTCTTGGGGACACTGAGAGTGGAGAACTGGGCTGGAAGTCAAGAGAACTGCGGCTCTCGCCCTCCATGTGTTTTCACCGTGACTTTTGGCACACTCAGTCCATTTGAAACCCACTTTTCTTCTACTTGACAGTTGAGGGACTTGAAGTCAATCCCACAGATTACAGCTGTAAAACTCGGCTGCGTCAACTTAAAGAAACTAACACCTATGGTATTTGTTTTCAACTATGCATACGTTTAAATTCGactctttttaaaactcattctAGTGATTTAGGGTTGAATGCtttgtgcattaaaaaaaaatggtataaaCTAGGCCCACAAGAGAAAGCTAAGTAGGTATTAAGGTCCCTGATACCAAACCTGAGTTCATTCTCCAggtagcaggagagaactgactacagcaaattgtcttctaacctccatacTCACTCTGTGGCACACTTGAGcacccagacatacacacacaaagtaaatagttgttaaaaagttaagaaataaaatagaattggtAGTCTTGAGTGGTCTTTCTTAGCTGGAGTCTGTCAGTGCTAGGTTCTGGGTTTTATTCTCTCTTTATGTTACAGACACATTGTTTCTTCTCTTGTCACATGGGCAGTCTTTATGACATTGCAGCAGGAGCATGCTCTGCATAGATCTCTAGAGTCCTGGAAACAAGACACTCTGGGAAATCTCTCACGAATGCCAGACTTGGAGCCAGAAATCGGAATCCCACAAACTAGGGGCACACATTAATTTGAACAGGATCATATTGGAAATAACTGGCTTGGGAGAGTTCCCTGGAAGAAAGCAGGTTGTGTGCCATTATTTCCTGCAGTGTATTTCTTCCTAGCCATACTAGGAAATGAAATGGTTCATGTTTGTGTAACAGCAACAAGGATAATGGGTTCTTGAAATATGGATgtcatgtttgaatacttggtactTAGCACTCcatcttgttcttgttgttcaactaggtgggggcgggggggcattGTTTGTGGTTATTTCTGGCAAGACTTTACTGTGACCACAATCTGAGTTTGTCATCTTTTCTTAAAGCCTCCCTGGGAGTATATCCCAACATCACTTCTCGGTGTGTCTATTATATCTTCCAGACCACAAGTCCCTGAAGGGCTCAGCCTACCCTCTTTATTCCCCAGCACAAGTAATATGCACTAGCATGGCACATATGAAAGGCTGAGCCGAAATCCTCCTTTAATTTATAGTCTCTAAGTAGACTATCACAGAAATCTTAAACACAAGAAATTAGGTTGCATTTTATACTCTTGCCAAAAACATAGGCAAGACTACACTTAAGGTAAATATCTATAAACCTATTCAGTCTTAAAGATATCTGGGAGTCTACAAGAAAACTGGGAGTTTGACCACATATTCCTAACAGAAAGTGTTAccatctttttaaataataaatgtcaGTGATGTACATGATTCGAAATGTGATCATTACAGCACATGTtaagcagtgagtgctcttattATGAACATCTGGGGAcggatactatttttaaaaagaacatatgcCAACCTTAGGCTGTACAAAGGCTCCTGGGTGACCTCTACAAGCAAAGTGAAGTGTGTAAAGGGGACAGCTACTTAACCAATTAttgggggaaaaggggaaaggcagAACGGGGAAAACTTTTTTCCAAGGAACTTCTTGTACTcattctctgaatttctttttgaCTACAAATGCTCATGTGGCAAAGCCAACAGTCCCTCCCCCCCAACCAAACCCCAGCGCACCAGTGCCCCATGTGTCTCAGTGTGCACAAGTGCCATCCACGTGTaagcatgtgtctgtctgtatctatctatgtagTATAGGGAGATTTTGTCAAGAAGtagtataataaaatgtttaacaaatACTTTAGGAGCTAAAAGTCCAGCTGGTCAAAGCACAATTAACCTGGCACTAAGACAATTcgagtacttgggaggtagagacaagagagtTGGGGATTCACTCACCCTCAGCTACGGAGTAAGTTTGAGACTAATTGCTCTCCACGAGATCTTGTACACACATAATGTAATTTGTAGCAAAATATAAAAACCACCTCAGTCATTTGACCTAATGCAATTCAGATGCTCTATTAAAAATTAACCATTGGCATTTATTTCATCAGATCTCCAATAATGCCCACAGGTATGTGTTGTTTTACTCCTGGTATTTAAATTATCATAACTTTTCTATGAATCCAGGTGTTGTAGCTGTAGAAGGCAGACACTTGGAGAAAGCAGACTTTGGACTTAACAACGCACACATTTCTATTTCTCATAAAACATAACTgacagaaaaactaaataaaagataACTAACTTCTTAA
It encodes:
- the Pelo gene encoding protein pelota homolog, whose product is MKLVRKDIEKDNAGQVTLVPEEPEDMWHTYNLVQVGDSLRASTIRKVQTESSTGSVGSNRVRTTLTLCVEAIDFDSQACQLRVKGTNIQENEYVKMGAYHTIELEPNRQFTLAKKQWDSVVLERIEQACDPAWSADVAAVVMQEGLAHVCLVTPSMTLTRAKVEVNIPRKRKGNCSQHDRALERFYEQVVQAIQRHINFEVVKCVLVASPGFVREQFCDYMFQQAVKTDNKVLLENRSKFLQVHASSGHKYSLKEALCDPTVASRLSDTKAAGEVKALDDFYKMLQHEPDRAFYGLKQVERANEALAIDTLLVSDELFRHQDVATRSRYVRLVDSVKENAGTVRIFSSLHVSGEQLGQLTGVAAILRFPVPELSDQEDDSSSEED